The following coding sequences lie in one Nycticebus coucang isolate mNycCou1 chromosome 18, mNycCou1.pri, whole genome shotgun sequence genomic window:
- the AATK gene encoding serine/threonine-protein kinase LMTK1 isoform X7 has protein sequence MSRSAPCPGRSGGTYLFLPADSGEFENTEGDEYAADFSAQGSPAAAAQNGPDVYILPLTEVSLPMAKQPGRSVQLLKSTDLGRHSLLYLKEIGHGWFGKVFLGEVTAGVSSAQVVVKELKASASVQEQVQFLEEAQPHRALQHSNLLQCLAQCAEVTPYLLVMELCPLGDLKGYLRSCRVTESVAPDPLTLQRMACEVSCGVLHLHRHNYVHSDLALRNCLLTADLTVKIGDYGLSHCKYREDYFVTTDQLWVPLRWIAPELVDEVHSNLLVVDQTKASNVWSLGVTIWELFELGAQPYPHHSDRQVLAYAIREQQLKLPKPQLQLTLSDRWYEVMQFCWLQPEQRPTAEEVHLLLSYLCAKGANEEEEEEFEQRWRSLRPGGGGVGLGSAAGGPALGGAADNAAASSFPLLEQFAGDGFHADGDDVLTVTETSHGLNFEYKWEAGCGAEAFPPEGGALSPGRVVCLQELCPPVCAPPGVVPVLSARSPSLGSEYFIRLEEAASAAGHDPDCAGCAPGPRAAEQDDNSDGSVNESLATEPLMGHAQPDDSPWDSCDHHQRRNLAGDSLCHSRMLSLSPSHGALRPAEHRVQDADWGLAAFCPPFFEDPLDTSPSRCSVGGSSEVEEELGEAGARRATQQRHWSSNISANNNSGSRDPESWDLGYGGSYTEDCPSPNQTLWASPERDHPIAQEDPREPLLGLQKASSGQEPGHCLDLPHLCPAQGPVVSLVTPTWIEVVINGGEPQAEPKLAQEAEGSAGPQLPLPSLPSPSQEVAPLPSEAAGVSDVLPDTPSEPAQGADNGISCCPEVEIPSSEDEDTTEATSGVFTDLSGDGPQAEKPDVVPAFRSLQKQAGTPDSLDSLDIPSSASDGGREVSSPSGTGNPGGQPRALDSGYDTENYESPEFVLKESHECEPEAFGEPALEGESPGPGTRLSASLAGLSEKNPYRDSAYFSDLDAESDPPVAHKKCRGVQVPGPEAGVKSPQSPGQQSVQPSPGPEVPREAQGTGPREVLPLDGSSLEPSADPRPEPLESQGPAKGPPVPNASRSKLFLLTPVLPSSEGNSSELQGAPGPLSGLTQQERTGGLPAPRTPLSLALPGLPAALEGRPEEEEEDSEESDESDEELRCYSIQEPSEESEEEVPGVPVVVAESQSACNLRGLLKMPSLLSEAFCEDLERKKKAVSFFDDVTVYLFDQESPTRELGEPFPGAKESPPTFLAGDASPSAPAQQSPDNRSPEGLATEEGGVFQWDDDLPLTPAKDAFATPLALPVPAGPGPFSRFTVSPTPASRFSITHVFDSDAKSVGGSAASAGDGCKEA, from the exons ATGTCCAGGAGTGCGCCTTGTCCTGGCAGGAGTGGGGGCACTTACTTGTTTCTCCCGGCAGACTCTGGG gagtttgagaacaccGAGGGAGATGAGTATGCAGCCGACTTCTCGGCGCAGGGCTCCCCAGCCGCGGCAGCACAGAACGGGCCAGACGTGTACATCCTGCCGCTCACCGAGGTCTCCCTGCCCATGGCCAAGCAGCCAGGGCGCTCAG TGCAGCTTCTCAAGTCCACGGATCTGGGTCGGCACAGCCTCCTGTACCTGAAGGAGATTGGACATGGCTGGTTCGGGAAG GTGTTCCTGGGGGAGGTGACTGCAGGCGTAAGCAGCGCCCAGGTGGTGGTGAAGGAGCTGAAGGCCAGCGCCAGCGTGCAGGAGCAGGTGCAGTTTCTGGAGGAGGCCCAGCCCCACAG GGCCCTACAGCACAGCAACTTGCTCCAGTGCCTGGCCCAGTGTGCTGAGGTGACACCTTACCTGCTGGTGATGGAGCTCTGCCCCCTG GGGGACCTCAAGGGTTACTTGCGGAGCTGCCGGGTGACAGAGTCTGTGGCACCCGACCCCCTGACCCTGCAGCGCATGGCCTGTGAGGTGTCCTGCGGTGTCCTGCACCTGCACCGCCACAACTATGTGCACAG CGACCTGGCCCTGCGGAACTGCCTGCTTACAGCTGACCTCACGGTGAAGATTGGCGACTATGGCTTGTCCCACTGCAAATACAGA GAAGACTACTTTGTGACCACTGACCAGCTATGGGTACCACTGCGCTGGATCGCGCCCGAGCTGGTAGACGAGGTGCACAGCAACCTGCTCGTGGTGGACCAGACCAAGGCCAGCAATGTGTG GTCCCTGGGTGTGACCATCTGGGAGCTCTTTGAGCTGGGTGCACAGCCCTACCCTCACCACTCAGACCGGCAGGTGCTGGCCTATGCCATCCGCGAGCAGCAGCTTAAGTTGCCCAAGCCCCAGCTGCAGCTGACCCTGTCGGATCGCTG GTATGAGGTGATGCAGTTCTGCTGGCTGCAGCCTGAGCAGCGGCCCACAGCTGAGGAGGTGCACCTGCTGCTGTCCTACCTGTGCGCCAAGGGCGCcaacgaggaggaggaggaggagtttgAGCAGCGCTGGCGCTCTCTGCGGCCGGGCGGGGGCGGTGTGGGCCTCGGTTCAGCGGCGGGCGGTCCTGCGCTGGGCGGCGCCGCGGACAACGCGGCCGCCTCGTCCTTCCCGCTGCTGGAGCAGTTCGCGGGCGATGGCTTCCACGCGGACGGTGATGACGTGCTGACGGTGACTGAGACAAGCCATGGCCTGAACTTCGAGTACAAGTGGGAAGCGGGCTGTGGCGCCGAGGCCTTTCCGCCGGAGGGAGGTGCTCTAAGCCCTGGCCGCGTCGTGTGCTTGCAGGAGCTGTGCCCGCCGGTTTGTGCGCCCCCTGGCGTGGTGCCCGTGCTCAGTGCGCGCAGCCCGTCGTTGGGCAGCGAGTATTTCATCCGCCTAGAGGAGGCCGCGTCCGCCGCCGGCCACGACCCCGACTGTGCCGGCTGCGCCCCCGGCCCCCGCGCCGCTGAGCAggatgacaactctgatggcagTGTCAATGAATCACTGGCAACAGAGCCGCTGATGGGCCATGCGCAGCCCGACGACAGCCCCTGGGACAGCTGTGATCACCACCAGCGCAGGAACCTCGCCGGAGACTCACTCTGCCATTCCCGCATGCTCTCGCTCTCGCCCTCACACGGAGCCCTAAGGCCAGCAGAGCACAGAGTCCAGGATGCAGACTGGGGCTTGGCTGCCTTCTGCCCGCCCTTCTTCGAGGACCCACTGGACACATCCCCCTCCCGGTGCTCTGTGGGCGGGTCATCAGAGGTTGaggaggagctgggagaggctggAGCACGAAGGGCCACCCAGCAGAGACACTGGAGCTCCAATATATCCGCCAACAACAATAGTGGCAGCCGTGATCCTGAGTCCTGGGACCTGGGCTACGGGGGCAGCTACACTGAGGACTGCCCCAGCCCAAATCAGACCCTATGGGCCTCGCCTGAGCGGGATCACCCCATAGCCCAGGAGGACCCCAGAGAGCCTCTGCTTGGGCTGCAGAAAGCCTCCTCTGGCCAGGAGCCAGGCCACTGTCTTGATCTCCCCCATCTGTGCCCTGCCCAGGGTCCTGTTGTCTCCCTGGTCACACCCACCTGGATAGAAGTGGTCATTAATGGGGGCGAGCCCCAGGCAGAGCCCAAGcttgcccaggaggctgagggctCTGCTGGACCCCAGctaccccttccctcccttccttccccttcccaggaGGTAGCCCCGCTCCCCTCAGAGGCGGCTGGTGTCTCTGATGTCCTGCCTGACACGCCCAGTGAACCTGCTCAGGGTGCTGACAATGGCATCAGCTGCTGTCCTGAGGTggaaatacccagtagtgaggACGAGGACACAACTGAGGCCACTTCGGGTGTCTTCACCGACTTATCCGGTGACGGTCCACAGGCTGAGAAGCCAGATGTGGTGCCTGCCTTCCGCTCTCTGCAGAAGCAGGCTGGAACACCTGACTCCCTGGACTCACTGGACATCCCTTCCTCAGCCAGTGATGGTGGCCGTGAGGTCTCTAGCCCATCAGGCACTGGCAACCCTGGTGGGCAGCCCCGAGCCCTAGACAGTGGCTATGACACAGAGAACTATGAGTCGCCTGAGTTTGTGCTCAAAGAGTCTCACGAGTGTGAGCCCGAGGCCTTCGGGGAGCCAGCCTTGGAAGGGGAGAGCCCTGGGCCTGGGACTCGGCTCTCTGCCTCTCTTGCAGGCCTCAGTGAGAAGAACCCGTACCGGGACTCGGCCTACTTCTCTGACCTGGACGCTGAGTCCGATCCCCCTGTGGCCCACAAGAAGTGTAGGGGAGTCCAGGTCCCTGGGCCAGAGGCAGGCGTGAAGAGCCCACAGAGCCCTGGGCAACAGTCTGTGCAGCCTTCTCCTGGGCCTGAGGTGCCCAGGGAGGCACAAGGCACTGGCCCCAGGGAGGTGCTGCCACTCGATGGGTCTTCCCTAGAGCCAAGCGCTGACCCCAGGCCAGAGCCTCTTGAGTCCCAAGGCCCAGCCAAGGGGCCACCTGTGCCCAACGCCAGCCGCTCCAAGCTTTTCCTGCTGACCCCAGTTCTGCCAAGCTCAGAGGGCAACAGCTCCGAGCTCCAGGGGGCCCCTGGGCCACTGTCAGGGCTGACCCAGCAGGAGCGGACAGGGGGCCTGCCTGCCCCTAGAACCCCGCTCTCCCTAGCTCTGCCCGGCCTCCCTGCAGCCTTGGAGGGCCggccagaggaggaagaggaggacagtGAGGAGAGCGACGAGTCAGACGAAGAGCTGCGCTGCTACAGCATCCAGGAGCCCAGCGAGGAGAGCGAGGAGGAGGTGCCTGGGGTGCCCGTGGTGGTGGCCGAGAGCCAGAGCGCGTGCAACCTGCGCGGCCTGCTCAAGATGCCCAGCCTGCTGTCCGAGGCCTTCTGCGAGGATCTGGAGCGCAAGAAGAAGGCAGTGTCCTTCTTCGACGACGTCACCGTCTACCTCTTCGACCAG GAAAGCCCCACTCGGGAGCTCGGGGAGCCCTTCCCTGGAGCCAAGGAGTCGCCCCCCACGTTCCTGGCGGGCGACGCCTCTCCCAGCGCCCCGGCGCAGCAGAGTCCGGATAACCGATCCCCTGAGGGCCTCGCGACAGAAGAGG GCGGTGTGTTCCAGTGGGACGATGACCTCCCGCTGACGCCGGCCAAGGACGCCTTTGCGACGCCCCTGGCGCTGCCCGTCCCAGCCGGGCCCGGGCCCTTCTCGCGCTTCACTGTATCGCCCACTCCCGCGTCGCGCTTTTCCATCACGCACGTGTTCGACTCAGACGCGAAGTCTGTGGGAG GCTCTGCAGCAAGTGCTGGGGATGGGTGTAaagaggcttga
- the AATK gene encoding serine/threonine-protein kinase LMTK1 isoform X2 codes for MLACLCCKKGGIGFKDGVQMPSSALEAPMATTCPAAVPGREDQAESGLKSPARGTAPEPTRATSLLMSRCGRRGPSVTHRPTRASPTSGLEEFENTEGDEYAADFSAQGSPAAAAQNGPDVYILPLTEVSLPMAKQPGRSVQLLKSTDLGRHSLLYLKEIGHGWFGKVFLGEVTAGVSSAQVVVKELKASASVQEQVQFLEEAQPHRALQHSNLLQCLAQCAEVTPYLLVMELCPLGDLKGYLRSCRVTESVAPDPLTLQRMACEVSCGVLHLHRHNYVHSDLALRNCLLTADLTVKIGDYGLSHCKYREDYFVTTDQLWVPLRWIAPELVDEVHSNLLVVDQTKASNVWSLGVTIWELFELGAQPYPHHSDRQVLAYAIREQQLKLPKPQLQLTLSDRWYEVMQFCWLQPEQRPTAEEVHLLLSYLCAKGANEEEEEEFEQRWRSLRPGGGGVGLGSAAGGPALGGAADNAAASSFPLLEQFAGDGFHADGDDVLTVTETSHGLNFEYKWEAGCGAEAFPPEGGALSPGRVVCLQELCPPVCAPPGVVPVLSARSPSLGSEYFIRLEEAASAAGHDPDCAGCAPGPRAAEQDDNSDGSVNESLATEPLMGHAQPDDSPWDSCDHHQRRNLAGDSLCHSRMLSLSPSHGALRPAEHRVQDADWGLAAFCPPFFEDPLDTSPSRCSVGGSSEVEEELGEAGARRATQQRHWSSNISANNNSGSRDPESWDLGYGGSYTEDCPSPNQTLWASPERDHPIAQEDPREPLLGLQKASSGQEPGHCLDLPHLCPAQGPVVSLVTPTWIEVVINGGEPQAEPKLAQEAEGSAGPQLPLPSLPSPSQEVAPLPSEAAGVSDVLPDTPSEPAQGADNGISCCPEVEIPSSEDEDTTEATSGVFTDLSGDGPQAEKPDVVPAFRSLQKQAGTPDSLDSLDIPSSASDGGREVSSPSGTGNPGGQPRALDSGYDTENYESPEFVLKESHECEPEAFGEPALEGESPGPGTRLSASLAGLSEKNPYRDSAYFSDLDAESDPPVAHKKCRGVQVPGPEAGVKSPQSPGQQSVQPSPGPEVPREAQGTGPREVLPLDGSSLEPSADPRPEPLESQGPAKGPPVPNASRSKLFLLTPVLPSSEGNSSELQGAPGPLSGLTQQERTGGLPAPRTPLSLALPGLPAALEGRPEEEEEDSEESDESDEELRCYSIQEPSEESEEEVPGVPVVVAESQSACNLRGLLKMPSLLSEAFCEDLERKKKAVSFFDDVTVYLFDQESPTRELGEPFPGAKESPPTFLAGDASPSAPAQQSPDNRSPEGLATEEVGR; via the exons ATGCTGGCCTGCCTGTGCTGTAAGAAGGGTGGCATCGGGTTTAAG GACGGTGTCCAAATGCCATCCTCTGCCCTGGAAGCCCCCATGGCCACCACATGTCCAGCTGCAGTTCCAGGCAGGGAAGACCAGGCAGAATCTGGGCTAAAAAGCccagccagaggcaccgccccaGAGCCAACAAGGGCTACATCCCTACTGATGAGCAGATGCGGCCGGCGAGGACCCTCAGTCACTCACAGGCCCACCAGGGCCAGCCCCACCTCTGGGCTAGAG gagtttgagaacaccGAGGGAGATGAGTATGCAGCCGACTTCTCGGCGCAGGGCTCCCCAGCCGCGGCAGCACAGAACGGGCCAGACGTGTACATCCTGCCGCTCACCGAGGTCTCCCTGCCCATGGCCAAGCAGCCAGGGCGCTCAG TGCAGCTTCTCAAGTCCACGGATCTGGGTCGGCACAGCCTCCTGTACCTGAAGGAGATTGGACATGGCTGGTTCGGGAAG GTGTTCCTGGGGGAGGTGACTGCAGGCGTAAGCAGCGCCCAGGTGGTGGTGAAGGAGCTGAAGGCCAGCGCCAGCGTGCAGGAGCAGGTGCAGTTTCTGGAGGAGGCCCAGCCCCACAG GGCCCTACAGCACAGCAACTTGCTCCAGTGCCTGGCCCAGTGTGCTGAGGTGACACCTTACCTGCTGGTGATGGAGCTCTGCCCCCTG GGGGACCTCAAGGGTTACTTGCGGAGCTGCCGGGTGACAGAGTCTGTGGCACCCGACCCCCTGACCCTGCAGCGCATGGCCTGTGAGGTGTCCTGCGGTGTCCTGCACCTGCACCGCCACAACTATGTGCACAG CGACCTGGCCCTGCGGAACTGCCTGCTTACAGCTGACCTCACGGTGAAGATTGGCGACTATGGCTTGTCCCACTGCAAATACAGA GAAGACTACTTTGTGACCACTGACCAGCTATGGGTACCACTGCGCTGGATCGCGCCCGAGCTGGTAGACGAGGTGCACAGCAACCTGCTCGTGGTGGACCAGACCAAGGCCAGCAATGTGTG GTCCCTGGGTGTGACCATCTGGGAGCTCTTTGAGCTGGGTGCACAGCCCTACCCTCACCACTCAGACCGGCAGGTGCTGGCCTATGCCATCCGCGAGCAGCAGCTTAAGTTGCCCAAGCCCCAGCTGCAGCTGACCCTGTCGGATCGCTG GTATGAGGTGATGCAGTTCTGCTGGCTGCAGCCTGAGCAGCGGCCCACAGCTGAGGAGGTGCACCTGCTGCTGTCCTACCTGTGCGCCAAGGGCGCcaacgaggaggaggaggaggagtttgAGCAGCGCTGGCGCTCTCTGCGGCCGGGCGGGGGCGGTGTGGGCCTCGGTTCAGCGGCGGGCGGTCCTGCGCTGGGCGGCGCCGCGGACAACGCGGCCGCCTCGTCCTTCCCGCTGCTGGAGCAGTTCGCGGGCGATGGCTTCCACGCGGACGGTGATGACGTGCTGACGGTGACTGAGACAAGCCATGGCCTGAACTTCGAGTACAAGTGGGAAGCGGGCTGTGGCGCCGAGGCCTTTCCGCCGGAGGGAGGTGCTCTAAGCCCTGGCCGCGTCGTGTGCTTGCAGGAGCTGTGCCCGCCGGTTTGTGCGCCCCCTGGCGTGGTGCCCGTGCTCAGTGCGCGCAGCCCGTCGTTGGGCAGCGAGTATTTCATCCGCCTAGAGGAGGCCGCGTCCGCCGCCGGCCACGACCCCGACTGTGCCGGCTGCGCCCCCGGCCCCCGCGCCGCTGAGCAggatgacaactctgatggcagTGTCAATGAATCACTGGCAACAGAGCCGCTGATGGGCCATGCGCAGCCCGACGACAGCCCCTGGGACAGCTGTGATCACCACCAGCGCAGGAACCTCGCCGGAGACTCACTCTGCCATTCCCGCATGCTCTCGCTCTCGCCCTCACACGGAGCCCTAAGGCCAGCAGAGCACAGAGTCCAGGATGCAGACTGGGGCTTGGCTGCCTTCTGCCCGCCCTTCTTCGAGGACCCACTGGACACATCCCCCTCCCGGTGCTCTGTGGGCGGGTCATCAGAGGTTGaggaggagctgggagaggctggAGCACGAAGGGCCACCCAGCAGAGACACTGGAGCTCCAATATATCCGCCAACAACAATAGTGGCAGCCGTGATCCTGAGTCCTGGGACCTGGGCTACGGGGGCAGCTACACTGAGGACTGCCCCAGCCCAAATCAGACCCTATGGGCCTCGCCTGAGCGGGATCACCCCATAGCCCAGGAGGACCCCAGAGAGCCTCTGCTTGGGCTGCAGAAAGCCTCCTCTGGCCAGGAGCCAGGCCACTGTCTTGATCTCCCCCATCTGTGCCCTGCCCAGGGTCCTGTTGTCTCCCTGGTCACACCCACCTGGATAGAAGTGGTCATTAATGGGGGCGAGCCCCAGGCAGAGCCCAAGcttgcccaggaggctgagggctCTGCTGGACCCCAGctaccccttccctcccttccttccccttcccaggaGGTAGCCCCGCTCCCCTCAGAGGCGGCTGGTGTCTCTGATGTCCTGCCTGACACGCCCAGTGAACCTGCTCAGGGTGCTGACAATGGCATCAGCTGCTGTCCTGAGGTggaaatacccagtagtgaggACGAGGACACAACTGAGGCCACTTCGGGTGTCTTCACCGACTTATCCGGTGACGGTCCACAGGCTGAGAAGCCAGATGTGGTGCCTGCCTTCCGCTCTCTGCAGAAGCAGGCTGGAACACCTGACTCCCTGGACTCACTGGACATCCCTTCCTCAGCCAGTGATGGTGGCCGTGAGGTCTCTAGCCCATCAGGCACTGGCAACCCTGGTGGGCAGCCCCGAGCCCTAGACAGTGGCTATGACACAGAGAACTATGAGTCGCCTGAGTTTGTGCTCAAAGAGTCTCACGAGTGTGAGCCCGAGGCCTTCGGGGAGCCAGCCTTGGAAGGGGAGAGCCCTGGGCCTGGGACTCGGCTCTCTGCCTCTCTTGCAGGCCTCAGTGAGAAGAACCCGTACCGGGACTCGGCCTACTTCTCTGACCTGGACGCTGAGTCCGATCCCCCTGTGGCCCACAAGAAGTGTAGGGGAGTCCAGGTCCCTGGGCCAGAGGCAGGCGTGAAGAGCCCACAGAGCCCTGGGCAACAGTCTGTGCAGCCTTCTCCTGGGCCTGAGGTGCCCAGGGAGGCACAAGGCACTGGCCCCAGGGAGGTGCTGCCACTCGATGGGTCTTCCCTAGAGCCAAGCGCTGACCCCAGGCCAGAGCCTCTTGAGTCCCAAGGCCCAGCCAAGGGGCCACCTGTGCCCAACGCCAGCCGCTCCAAGCTTTTCCTGCTGACCCCAGTTCTGCCAAGCTCAGAGGGCAACAGCTCCGAGCTCCAGGGGGCCCCTGGGCCACTGTCAGGGCTGACCCAGCAGGAGCGGACAGGGGGCCTGCCTGCCCCTAGAACCCCGCTCTCCCTAGCTCTGCCCGGCCTCCCTGCAGCCTTGGAGGGCCggccagaggaggaagaggaggacagtGAGGAGAGCGACGAGTCAGACGAAGAGCTGCGCTGCTACAGCATCCAGGAGCCCAGCGAGGAGAGCGAGGAGGAGGTGCCTGGGGTGCCCGTGGTGGTGGCCGAGAGCCAGAGCGCGTGCAACCTGCGCGGCCTGCTCAAGATGCCCAGCCTGCTGTCCGAGGCCTTCTGCGAGGATCTGGAGCGCAAGAAGAAGGCAGTGTCCTTCTTCGACGACGTCACCGTCTACCTCTTCGACCAG GAAAGCCCCACTCGGGAGCTCGGGGAGCCCTTCCCTGGAGCCAAGGAGTCGCCCCCCACGTTCCTGGCGGGCGACGCCTCTCCCAGCGCCCCGGCGCAGCAGAGTCCGGATAACCGATCCCCTGAGGGCCTCGCGACAGAAGAGG TGGGACGATGA